In Thunnus maccoyii chromosome 11, fThuMac1.1, whole genome shotgun sequence, one genomic interval encodes:
- the zic5 gene encoding zinc finger protein ZIC 5 yields MEPPLSKRNPAIRLADLAATQPLPHQNMTGFPGLGGHHPLSHHAHLHPGELGNDPGVALTPFGPEHMAQTNALKLSPSQHIQSHHEAQTAASFTSAQTTVGFPVAHPHSGYSSSRDFILRRELSASAMHALGDQHSSASSPHHHGMFISPTGAYGHAESGAHSLFTGLHDQASPGAHHHALNGQMRLGIPGDIYGRPEHFGHRPEHYGPSSLHSYNSMNLNVNIASAPHGAAGAFLRYMRQPIKQELICKWIDQEQSPKKPCSKTYSTMHELVNHVTVEHVGGPEQSSHVCFWEECPREGKAFKAKYKLINHIRVHTGEKPFPCPFPGCGKVFARSENLKIHKRTHTGEKPFKCEFDGCDRKFANSSDRKKHSHVHTSDKPYYCKVRGCDKSYTHPSSLRKHMKVHCKSPPPPSTNVTYISSTNPLGDPLSPNSEPHRNRSANLSPQVTNLNEWYVCQGSGGPNHLHTPSSDVPTSDSDDEDSFRNSDPRTML; encoded by the exons ATGGAACCCCCTTTAAGCAAGAGGAATCCGGCGATAAGATTAGCGGATTTGGCAGCGACTCAACCCCTTCCTCATCAGAATATGACAGGCTTCCCGGGGCTAGGGGGGCATCACCCTCTCTCCCACCATGCCCACCTCCACCCTGGGGAGCTGGGCAACGACCCCGGAGTGGCACTCACTCCATTTGGACCAGAGCACATGGCACAGACAAATGCTCTCAAACTTAGCCCATCTCAGCACATTCAGAGCCATCACGAAGCCCAGACCGCGGCATCTTTCACTTCTGCTCAGACCACAGTTGGTTTCCCCGTGGCTCACCCCCACTCAGGCTACTCAAGCAGCAGGGACTTCATCCTCAGGAGAGAACTCTCAGCCTCTGCTATGCATGCACTTGGCGACCAGCATAGTTCCGCCTCCTCCCCTCATCACCATGGCATGTTCATCTCCCCAACAGGTGCTTATGGGCACGCGGAAAGTGGGGCCCATTCACTTTTCACTGGACTTCACGACCAGGCGTCCCCAGGTGCCCACCACCATGCCCTCAATGGGCAGATGCGCCTGGGTATACCGGGGGACATCTACGGCAGGCCAGAGCACTTCGGGCACAGGCCAGAGCACTATGGACCCTCCTCTCTCCACAGCTACAACTCCATGAACCTCAATGTGAACATCGCTTCTGCTCCTCACGGAGCGGCTGGGGCGTTTTTAAGATACATGCGGCAGCCCATAAAGCAAGAGCTAATCTGCAAATGGATTGACCAGGAGCAAAGTCCAAAAAAGCCCTGCTCTAAAACTTACAGCACAATGCACGAACTGGTCAACCACGTCACGGTGGAGCATGTCGGGGGACCGGAGCAGAGCTCCCACGTCTGTTTTTGGGAGGAATGTCCACGGGAAGGAAAGGCTTTCAAAGCGAAGTACAAACTGATAAATCACATCCGAGTTCATACGGGAGAAAAGCCCTTCCCGTGTCCTTTCCCGGGATGTGGAAAAGTGTTCGCTCGATCGGAGAATTTGAAGATTCACAAGAGGACTCACACAG GAGAGAAACCCTTCAAGTGCGAGTTCGACGGCTGTGACAGAAAATTCGCCAACAGCAGTGACCGGAAGAAGCACTCTCACGTCCACACCAGTGACAAGCCTTACTACTGCAAAGTCCGCGGCTGTGACAAATCCTACACACACCCGAGTTCACTGCGGAAGCACATGAAAGTGCACTGCAAGTCCCCGCCGCCCCCTTCCACCAACGTCACCTACATTTCCTCCACAAACCCTCTTGGAGACCCTCTTTCGCCCAACTCCGAGCCGCACAGGAACCGCTCCGCGAACCTCTCCCCTCAGGTCACCAACCTCAACGAGTGGTATGTGTGCCAGGGGAGCGGAGGGCCCAACCACCTCCACACCCCCTCCAGCGATGTGCCAACGTCAGATTCAGACGATGAGGACTCTTTCAGAAATTCAGACCCAAGGACAATGCTCTGA
- the zic2a gene encoding zinc finger protein ZIC 2a, protein MLLDAGHQFPGLGVGSFARHHSASEMQERDLSLAQNSFVDSAHMGAFKLNHDLSPGQSSAFTTQAPGYPAAALGAHAAHVTSYASSPFNSTRDFLFRSRGFGESSPASSQHTIFGPTTGSLHHSHTDTQGHILFPGIHDQHGSHGSPNVLNGQMRLGLPGEVFGRSDQYHQVSSPRTDPYSAAQLHNQYGSMNMNMGMNMAAHHHPGAFFRYMRQQCIKQELICKWIDPEQLSNPKKCCNKTFSTMHELVTHVSVEHVGGPEQSNHICFWEDCPRESKPFKAKYKLVNHIRVHTGEKPFPCPFPGCGKVFARSENLKIHKRTHTGEKPFQCEFEGCDRRFANSSDRKKHMHVHTSDKPYLCKMCDKSYTHPSSLRKHMKVHESSPPASDSSPAASSGYESSTPPGLVSPTTETQSNTTLSPASAVHNTTSHSGLSSNFSEWYV, encoded by the exons ATGTTATTGGATGCCGGTCACCAGTTTCCCGGACTGGGAGTGGGCTCATTTGCCAGGCATCACTCAGCGAGCGAGATGCAGGAGAGAGACTTGAGTTTGGCACAAAATAGCTTTGTAGACTCCGCACACATGGGTGCATTTAAACTGAACCACGATCTCTCTCCGGGACAGAGCTCTGCCTTCACCACCCAGGCGCCGGGTTACCCCGCTGCGGCTCTGGGGGCTCACGCCGCCCATGTCACGTCGTATGCAAGCTCCCCTTTTAACTCCACCAGGGACTTTCTCTTTCGTAGTCGTGGCTTCGGAGAATCCTCTCCGGCGAGCAGCCAACATACTATTTTTGGCCCCACGACGGGATCCCTCCATCACTCCCACACAGACACTCAAGGCCACATTCTGTTCCCCGGGATCCACGATCAACATGGGTCCCACGGATCCCCAAATGTCCTGAATGGGCAAATGAGGCTCGGACTACCCGGAGAAGTTTTCGGACGGTCCGACCAGTACCACCAGGTTTCCAGCCCGAGGACCGACCCGTACTCCGCGGCGCAGCTCCACAACCAGTACGGCTCCATGAATATGAACATGGGGATGAACATGGCAGCCCACCACCACCCCGGTGCCTTTTTCCGCTACATGAGGCAGCAGTGCATCAAACAGGAGCTCATCTGCAAGTGGATCGACCCCGAGCAGCTCAGCAACCCAAAGAAGTGTTGCAACAAAACTTTTAGCACCATGCATGAGTTGGTCACGCACGTCTCGGTGGAGCATGTTGGTGGACCGGAGCAGTCCAACCACATCTGTTTCTGGGAGGATTGCCCCCGGGAGAGCAAACCGTTCAAAGCGAAATACAAACTGGTGAACCACATTCGGGTGCACACCGGCGAGAAACCTTTTCCTTGTCCATTCCCCGGCTGTGGAAAGGTCTTCGCACGGTCGGAAAACTTGAAGATACACAAGCGAACACATACAG gagAGAAGCCGTTCCAGTGTGAGTTTGAAGGTTGCGACAGACGGTTTGCAAACAGCAGCGACCGAAAGAAACACATGCATGTTCACACGTCGGACAAGCCTTATCTTTGCAAAATGTGTGACAAGTCCTACACACACCCCAGCTCTCTACGAAAACACATGAAG gtccATGAATCTTCCCCACCAGCATCAGACTCCTCACCAGCAGCCAGCTCTGGTTATGAATCCTCTACGCCTCCAGGACTGGTGTCTCCCACCACCGAGACCCAAAGCAACACCACCCTGTCTCCAGCCTCAGCTGTGCACAACACCACCAGCCACAGTGGCCTATCCTCCAATTTCAGTGAATGGTATGTTTAG